In Setaria italica strain Yugu1 chromosome IX, Setaria_italica_v2.0, whole genome shotgun sequence, the genomic stretch CGAAAAGTTTATAAGAAGACAGAAGATATAAAGAGCTTGTTGCTGCACTAGACCATAGCAAGGTTGAAGGAAGACTTAGAAAAAGTTTGAAGCTTAGCCTTTGTAGCTTTCATTCTTagtctctttctttcttgcttTTGAGTTCCTCAATGTGAGGCTTCGAGTCTAAGTACTCATGTATCTTCTAGCCTTGTGGCCAATTTTGTTTCTATGTGGTCATAGTGAATTAATGTTCAAGACCGGATATTtttcttaatctaaaaaaagtaaaaagtaATTAGTGAATCTTTTATTACTTCAGCTCCTAATTTTTATGCTTTCTCTTGGTGCCACACTTAGGCTTATGTTGCAGCAGGTCATGCGGTTCAAGGATGAACAAGTAGAACTGTTCAGAGAGAAGGTTCTGCACTCGAAAATGGTGTGGTGAAATGTTGGTTGACCATTGAGCCTTTCAAGCATGCGCAAAGCTACATCTTGTTATGTCAGAACATTTCTTGTTGTGAAATGTTGGTTGGGATTGTGTTGAGAAAGCAAAGCAAGCGCATTGGGGGGTGGTTATGGCCTTCTCTAAATTGCTTGTACCATCAATGTGGCGATGTTCACCTCAGTTTACCCAACTTATTGACAGCGGCACCAGTTTATTTCATGTCTTATTGAATGTCACGtgacatttttttaatttcattgACTTTTCATTAACTTTTGCACCTAATAGATACTACTGATAAGGTCTACATTCATCTTTTGATGGTTTGTTTTGTATTACCAAATATTTGTTTGATTTGCAGTACTAGATATGTGACCGTGGCGTTAGCACGGGCCTTATACTAGTTCACTATAAGTTTACACAGTACAATTTCCCACTGTATATTGCGCCAAGTAGCATCTGACAATCAGATCGGATTGTGTGGCTTTTGGATCCTGGGGTCTCGAGAGGCCTCCAGTTAATTACATCCGTAGCTTTGGGCTGCAGAACACCTCCAATTAAACTATGGAAGCAGTAGACTTATGCTCATGTTGTACTCAGGAGGTTTCTCCTTGTGTAAACTTGTGAGATCATCGGCTAGACTGCTGGGTCATATGCCGGTACAAACTCTTTGATGGCATATACGTATGCACTTGTGCTAGCTTTGCCAATACTGTGGGACTTAGATCTTGTTTGGATCTAGTAAGCTTTAGAAACTTTCTTTTaactagctaaaatttagttagGGTGTTTAAATCAGCTAGCTAAATAATAGTTCAAGATGTATATGTCTATTCTACCCCTCCACTTTAGATATTTTTTCTGAGGAAGGTGGAGGGGCAATTTAGTCTTTAGCAATTTAGTTAGATTTAACCAGCTAAAGGAATCTTTAGGCAGCTAATTTAGCTGGATCCTGTTTGGATCATAACAGCTGAATTTAGCCAGCTAAGATTTGACTGCCAAACAATACATTAGAATGATTTTGATTTTGATTGTGCTGAAGTGATCAACCGGACTGCAGCGTCAATGGCCACGAAATGGGCCGCAGTTAGCTGTTAATAGCAGCATCAGCTCATGGACTTGGCCCAGCTCAATTTACAAGATCACAATACATATGATTATCTGTCATTTCAGTGGCCTCTTTGCTTGCTGATTAATAATGCGTGTAGAAATTTGCATGGCCCTGTAGCATGACGTTGTTAGCTTGTGCTTAATTCTTTTTCATGttggcatgcatgatgcatctggTTATCTGGTAGTATTACAAAGGGATCGGAAAGTCCATAGGTTCGCCGGGGGCTCATCTACTGCCGGGCTGTTGCCTGGAACGACATGCTCATCATAATCTGCCACGTGCGTCATCATGATGGAGAGAGTTATCTCCGGCCGTCGCGCTCGCCGAGCTATCGGGCTCGCCGGAGTAGTTTCGGCCGGTTGCCATTGCCGCACATCGCAAGTTTGCTGATCTGCACTCTGCAGTTGCAGTGGAATAGGTGCTCGTCTGCACTGCTCTTTTGTCTTGTACGACCAAACTCATCTATCTCCGGCTGCCGCTACACAATGCCGATCGAGGATGTTTCTCTTGCCGGGCTGCCATGCCACCGCTTACATCCCTGAGAAGGGCGGCCGGAGAATTCTCCGTCGAgctgcccgccgccgtgcctcccAAGTGCAATTGCCGCCGGCTGGTTCAGTATGCTGCAGTTCTGGCCTGATGAGATGGTCGCGGGCCTCGCCGTTCCGGCACTGGTGATGCTGATCGCCGTTTACCAATCTATGACTAAACATATGTATTATTGGGAAAAAGGACGATTTTCTTCACAAGGCATGTATTTTCAATCTACTCAATAGTTGAAATAAAAATGCAAATGCATTCAAACAATCACAAAAACTTTATATTAGTTTGATGCTAGCTCATGGTGCAATGCTCAGCTAGTTAATAACAATATTAGGTCGTTACAGAAAGCATGCCAATCGTACGTAAGGACGTATTAGAGCAATATATAGTACAACATCAAAGTGAACTACTAATGAGCATGGACTTTATTTGACACAATAATGCAACGGAGGCCAGTGCAGATAGATGCCTCATAACATAACTTGGAGCACAGCATGCATTTCTCGATCTATCTTGAGTTTTTATGCAATTTCGTATGCCAATGGGAGCAACCTGGGTACTGGATGAACCATCAACGGCACCGCCCGCTGCAGCAGCAGAGTGAAGGCCTCTTCCATATCCAACTCGTCCGGAGTTTGGCCCGCCGGCATCTCCCAGTCAAACGCGTGCACCAGGGTGGCGCTAGCGAGCGTGACCATCCGCAAGCCCCAGCTGAGTCCCGCGCATATCCTCCGCCCCGCGCCGAATGGTATGAGCCCGAAGTCACCCCCTTTGACATCCACATCCGCATGCGACCCACCCGGGAGGAAACGGGCTGGGCGGAACTCCAGCGGGTCAGGCCCCCACAGGGCCGGGTCGCGCGCGATGCCCCACACGTTGACGAGCAGCTCCGATCCCTTGGGGATGCGGTAGCCGGCGACCTcgcactccgccgccgccatgcgcgGCAGGGAGAGCGGCGTGGAAGGGTGCAGCCGGAATGTCTCCTTGATGACGGCGTTGAAGAAGGTCAGGCGCGGGAGGTCGGACTCCGACAGCAGCCTGCCGCGGCCGACGACGGCGTCCAGCTCCGCCTGGGCCTGCTTGAGGATGGCCGGGTGGCGGATCAGCTCGGCTAGCGACCACTCCACGATGGTCGACGTAGTGTCAGTCCCCGCCACGAACAGGttctggccggccggcggcgtttGTTTGTCGATCAACAAGGCATGACGACGGACATACATACGCACAGAGTGAGCTAGCATCTTCATACATATAACATAACCACAGCAGGAAAAGGAACGTTTATTTCGTACGTTTTCTTATCTACAGTACTTGTCATATCGGCATTTTAGCTGTTCAGGTGTCACTGCAGATGATAGTGACAGTGCGAGCCCATCGTTGTTGGCTACCTAAATAAAGTTTGGATTTGCCATGCATGGTCCACGTTAATTGAAGAAATGGTTTCTGTTGGATCGCTGTCACTGGAAGGTGGGTTAggttagggggcgttttcttccggtgacttatttttagcacgtgtcacatcgaatgtttagatgctaattaggagtattaaacgtagactatttacgaaactcattacataagtggaggctaaacggcgggTGAAATCCGTGATCTTCAATTGAGCCTGGTTGTTCCATCCTTACCATGATCACTGAGATACACTGCGAAATTCCACCTATTGTTCCAATATGACGGACCAGGAGTTACCTTTCAAGATCTCACAGCAGCATCGTTCTTTTCTGAGTCAGTTGTTGGCAAACCTTCATTCGACCAATGCAAACGATTTTNNNNNNNNNNNNNNNNNNNNNNNNNNNNNNNNNNNNNNNNNNNNNNNNNNNNNNNNNNNNNNNNNNNNNNNNNNNNNNNNNNNNNNNNNNNNNNNNNNNNCCTATCGCTCATGCTTACAAGGTACGAGCACGGAATCTTTCCAGATGGTTAAACACTTAAACTAGCTAGTTAATTACTTCAAATAAACAACACCAATAACAAACTTGGCCTTCAATTACAAGTTTATACCCTACTAAGACGTACGTGAAGCGCAAAAGCAAGCTGTTGGTTTAATTAGATACGTCTAGGTCCCtttttagatgcaaatttagtgtacttttgagttttgacagtAAAGTTTCAcgttagggttttttttttaccttttttctgTGTGTCGCCAAACGCTAACCATGACTCGATTGGAAACAACGCGAATATATGCATCGAACACGACCAGATACTTACCAAAATAAGTGCCTTGGCATTGGTTTCGGTGATCCTATCCTCCTCGCCACCGGCGTCCTTCACCATCGCCAGCAGCAATCCCAGCAAGTCCTTGCCTTCCTCTGTAACCCCGGCCTTCCTCCTATCAGCAATGATCCCGTTCATCATGTCGTCGAACCGGCGGTGCAGCTTCTTCATCTTGGCCACAACGCCCTGCGGGTCCAGCCACCGGAGCGCCGGCACGAAGTCCCCGACGTTAAGCACGCCGCCCACCTGCATCACCTCAAGCACGATCTCCTTGAACTCTCTCGCGCCCTCgtcatcgccggcgccggcagcgaaCACCCGCCGTCCGACGGCCGCTCGCGAGAGCGCGTTCGTAGTGCAGACGTTCACGGCCCTCCCGAGCGGCACCGCCGCCGTGGCctgccccgcggcggcgagcgaccTCACCATGAGCGCGGCCTCCCGTTCCCGGACGGCGCGGAGGTCGTCGAGCGCGCGCGCGGAGAAGAGGTTCACCGCGCACACCTTGCGCATCGCGCGCCACCGGGGGCCGTAGGGAGCGAACACGACGTCCTGGTAGTTGTACGCCATGTGCTCCCCGCCCGGAGTTGGGCGGGCGGCAGCTGAAGTTCGCGTCGTGGGCNNNNNNNNNNNNNNNNNNNNNNNNNNNNNNNNNNNNNNNNNNNNNNNNNNNNNNNNNNNNNNNNNNNNNNNNNNNNNNNNNNNNNNNNNNNNNNNNNNNNNNNNNNNNNNNNNNNNNNNNNNNNNNNNNNNNNNNNNNNNNNNNNNNNNNNNNNNNNNNNNNNNNNNNaggcggcagcggcgcacgCTTCCTGGTCGCCACCTGCTTCCAGAAGAGGACGTAGCATATGACCACGGATACTGCCAAGGTGGAGAGCAGCAGTGGGGTTGGGATATCCATAGTTCGCCCGATCTCCATGGATTTGCCGTCTGATGACATGCGTGGGAACGAAATACAAGGCATGTGCATGCGAACCTATGTAGCGGAGATAAAAAAGTTGGTGAGTCGGATGCCAAGTCATTGCCTTACCTACTACCTTACCTACTACCATAAAGTAGTAGCTATATAGTGGTTGGTCGAGGATGCATGGTCGTCGTGTCGCTGGAGCCAAGTAGGCGTCGTGGCAGGGTCGTCGTCGAGGTCGCGATGATCTCCAAGTCCCGGCAGAGCCGCCGGGAAACCGTTCTCCAAAGCTCTTGGCTAGCTCGCTTGTCTTCTGGTTGGCTCCTGGTAGGGCACATGCACGTACGTGCCGGGCTTCACGTCTCCTTTGCTTGCATGTTGGGGGCGTCGGTCTTTTGGTGAGGACGCGCACACCATCGTGGCGCCGCCTCGTCGTCATCTTCAGATCACGGCATCTCCTTGGCTCCCAGCAACTTGCGGCGGCGTCGCTGACGGCCTTGGGCGCGTGCCTTCCACCGCAGGTAACAAGCTTCACGCTCCTTCAACGCTAGTACGGCGCAACCGACGACACGACGAGGAGCAGACGAGCGAGCCGGACGGCTTACCGGCCGGAACGGATAGgccgacttttttattttttaagctcttttttgaaagattctcacaaatacgctcTTGCCGGaatcaattccaaaaatggacccttagcttggcgccatccacgctggtgGCAAGCTACAACcgccagccatcctgacgcCAAGGCGCGGGTGCCGatgtggcgggggcttggcaccatccatcatggcgccaagccttggcgccatggatcttggcgccaagcttggcgccgagctatctaccCCGTACCCCTTCGCGTTTCGAactaaacaagtataattattccgagaagtgtgcaacaaactaagtTGTGGTTCAACTTGTTAGGAGGTGGGCTTCTTATCCTGGAGACCTGAGTTCAaacctgtggcggaaccgcccaacttaagctggtttaagtgcgcccaATCGCTGTCGTAACAGCAATTAtacgaaacgcacctaaaacagcataagtccggtagtccgtcgagtgtccctaggactcctcgaaggatccacgacgtgtctcatagccatacatcaagataatatccgcgatgggataatatcaacaaacattacatttttacattcATAAGTaggaggtacgagttattacaagacataaattgaggcaaacttagtgatgcagtgttagacaagctctaagattaaacataaatagttcaggagaagatgcgtcgataaactgttttctagggtattgtgagactcgggtcaataccctagggcttcggggtctcctcctcggtagcctcctgtggagcttctgaaagatagccacaaggggaaaaaccctgagtacggggtactcagcaagtcttacccgactaaccaatataatagtttttctttggaatgcatgtcggcctttgggtgtgcttggttgacaaaattttgccgaaaaagcttactacgagtgaggccttagttttatcttttattttagttaagtcattacctaaccattctagatgataacagaagtaaaaagcaatcatagctgttaaatcacacattacttgacaacaggagattttatatcgcatgagtttatactacgatgcttaacagcgatcaagtgcattcataaccgagaattgcggcgatccggatctaattacatcctgcaggagagtaccctgatcaccagcattatacgactgtccaggtcgtactaacaacctctcgattagcaaagtcaatgattaggaatacgactacccggacccagggatgcacccccacatgggaccccacgtctggcctgatctccatgtgagtttcaggctacacccctgccaatctccagcacgtcaagcgcgggtacgaagcattcctgatcatagaatttactaatctactgggctttactggtcccatacccagtaagtgatcagaggcttatcacttgatcaacagttaagacacgaatcgggccttaaccagattaatctagcagacagaactacatctctagcttctgtctgtttccatattccagactatcttttataagcaacatgtatgacttaagagttttccttaaggttggtaaaccaagcatgtaagcaagtaagcaattctagacttgggtagtttctaagatttgaacaagtggcaaagatgtccttaaatcaaggcatgatcatacacgagaataggtttcaatcaactcctagacttagtgcatacactaagcaaataacctataactagtcacatgaaataacgacttcaaaatagataggtataaatgcaccggggcttgccttgctcgctaaaaagattagtagaagttgacggatttgcttcacagggaacaaactcaaacacctcgtcggactcTAAGGGtctttctgaaaattcccagcaatcttcttccggtgcttctggaTTTATGGCacatatacatgcaggggttagaatgcaaatttttttgaataacagactatacaactttccttcatgataaagttgcaagccaacaaggactatacgacttatcatgataaagttgcaagccaacacacaaaaatctaaaaagattaacctatacttttatttttcttacttaaccctccttatagctttttcttttaatttagaaaaagtggtaattattttctaacttgaaaatctaatttcctatgggttaagaattatttgtgattgataaagtattattcatattttatacattttataaatattaagtatttatttaattaccttaaaaggaaggcattaaataaatacccaaatttttattattttcctagggtgtaaaaattttaatgcataaaggaaaataaaacaagcctaacaaaattggtttcactaattttggacactcctacaaatttctgtgattaaaatggtgtaaaacgaatttaaacgaattattttgctaaaggaAGTCTAATctttcccgaaaatcacccagaaaacttttcttactcacccacgctctaccctctctcacgaacactgggccctacggcgcggaccccaccttccctATTCACCTATACCCGCCGGCCTTTTCTTTCCCCCGACGGGCTTCGCGGGCCGatttcctttctctttcttttctgcAGCCCgacaccggcccacggcctcttttctttttcttctctttttccacGACACCGGCCTGCTTCACTGGGCTTGCACGATACGTcggcccttttcttttatcaGCCGAACCGCGCGCGCGTGTTACTGGGCCTCAGggtcgcggcccagcaaccgaccgCGCTCGGCCTGTCTGCTCCGGCCGCGCCTCCTTTCCTTCCACTGACGCGTGGGCCCTGGCTCCAGCGTCTTCCCCTACCTCCCACCAAAATGCGTCcgagacagggggcggcgcggctcgccggccggcgccctcccggcggcgggactaggtcgCGACACCAACCCCAGACCTACACgaccccgtgcgcggcaacagctccccaGGAG encodes the following:
- the LOC101763802 gene encoding flavonoid 3'-monooxygenase CYP75B4 encodes the protein MAYNYQDVVFAPYGPRWRAMRKVCAVNLFSARALDDLRAVREREAALMVRSLAAAGQATAAVPLGRAVNVCTTNALSRAAVGRRVFAAGAGDDEGAREFKEIVLEVMQVGGVLNVGDFVPALRWLDPQGVVAKMKKLHRRFDDMMNGIIADRRKAGVTEEGKDLLGLLLAMVKDAGGEEDRITETNAKALILIDKQTPPAGQNLFVAGTDTTSTIVEWSLAELIRHPAILKQAQAELDAVVGRGRLLSESDLPRLTFFNAVIKETFRLHPSTPLSLPRMAAAECEVAGYRIPKGSELLVNVWGIARDPALWGPDPLEFRPARFLPGGSHADVDVKGGDFGLIPFGAGRRICAGLSWGLRMVTLASATLVHAFDWEMPAGQTPDELDMEEAFTLLLQRAVPLMVHPVPRLLPLAYEIA